TCCCCCGTGGATTGCTTTTAATTCAGACTTTGCTAATTTTTTTCCTTTGTTTAAGTTTAGATTTTTCATGGTATTATCTTTTAATGAAGGTTGGATTTATGGTCTGCAAACTATTTGGCCACAACGTGGAGAGATGATAGTACAATAGGCTCTCGGATCATCAGAAACAATGGGCGGATCACAGTTTGGACCTTCACACGGATTTCCCGGTTGCATACAATTAAGCATACCTCCGGCAATTGTTTTTAATTCTTTTTTACTGAGTTTCTTTGCTTGTAAAGAAGTTTGTTTTTTCATAACAGTGATATTTGGTTGTTGATTTAATTCCAAGGCTCCTGTGGCATGTTTGGCTTACATTGATCTTCTGCACACTTAGGATGATATTGTCTGCATCTTAATGAGGGATCAAGACACATTAAAAGACCTCCGTTGATAGTACGCAGCTCTTTTTTACTTAATTTTTTAGCTTTAAATAATGATTCTCTTTTCATGATTCTGATTTTTAATGAGTTAGTTATTACGAATATATGAAAAGTTTCAATAGTAAATCACTTATTGAGGAAAAAATATAAATTATTATTGTATTGTTTATGGTTAAAAATGAATGAGTTGTCTAATGGTGGTTGAAATACTTCTTCAAACTACAAAGCAATTAATTATAGTTTTGAAAGATTTTCTAGAGCGCGCTCCAATGTTTCCTGTTTCTTGGCAAAGCATAAGCGAATCACATTTTCATTCAGTTTGTTTTTATAAAATGAAGAAAAAGGAACACTGGCCACTTTATGAGTAATCGTAAGTTCACTGGCAAAATCAAAATCATTTTTATCCGAAATTTTGGAATATTTTACGGCCTGGAAA
This is a stretch of genomic DNA from Chryseobacterium tructae. It encodes these proteins:
- a CDS encoding bacteriocin; translation: MKRESLFKAKKLSKKELRTINGGLLMCLDPSLRCRQYHPKCAEDQCKPNMPQEPWN
- a CDS encoding bacteriocin, translating into MKKQTSLQAKKLSKKELKTIAGGMLNCMQPGNPCEGPNCDPPIVSDDPRAYCTIISPRCGQIVCRP